One genomic window of Syngnathus acus chromosome 11, fSynAcu1.2, whole genome shotgun sequence includes the following:
- the trhrb gene encoding thyrotropin-releasing hormone receptor b: MENSTNETLGVWTDSSVAYKAISTALLLLICSAGVVGNVMVVLVVLTTKHMRTPTNCYLVSLAAADLMVLTAAGVPTAVEGAVGSWVLGRWGCLCITYLQYLGINASSCSIAAFTVERYIAICHPIKAQFLCTLSRAKKIILLVWTLTSAYCVMWFYLADLQVLVYDNAKVMACGYRVPRKLYLPVYFLDFGVFFVVPLLLSAVLYGLIGRILFINPLPSNPKERQRLQRHDNNHRDEAKRSCRNSRHSSSTAASRRQVTKMLAVVVILFAALWMPYRTLVVVNSFLERPYLDSWFLLFCRLCVYLNSAINPLIYNAMSQKFRAAFLKICRCGASAKPAGAYGAALSYSAVKDSSVAESVERFATDVEEVTVTDGLLAEHKAVFAASSSSPSLGKADFETAS; this comes from the exons ATGGAGAACTCGACCAATGAGACTCTGGGCGTGTGGACGGACTCGAGCGTGGCGTACAAAGCCATCAGCACGGCGCTGCTGTTGCTGATCTGCTCGGCGGGTGTGGTGGGCAACGTGAtggtggtgctggtggtgCTGACCACCAAGCATATGCGCACGCCCACCAACTGCTACCTGGTGAGCCTGGCCGCCGCCGACCTTATGGTGCTGACGGCGGCTGGCGTGCCCACGGCGGTGGAGGGCGCAGTGGGTTCTTGGGTGTTGGGCCGCTGGGGGTGCTTGTGCATCACCTACCTGCAGTACCTGGGCATCAACGCCTCGTCTTGCTCCATCGCCGCCTTCACCGTGGAGAGGTACATCGCCATCTGCCATCCCATCAAGGCGCAGTTCCTGTGCACGCTGTCCCGCGCCAAGAAAATCATCCTCCTGGTTTGGACACTGACGTCAGCCTACTGCGTCATGTGGTTCTACCTGGCCGACCTGCAGGTGCTGGTTTACGACAACGCCAAGGTGATGGCGTGCGGCTACCGGGTACCCCGGAAGCTCTACCTGCCCGTCTACTTCTTGGACTTCGGGGTGTTTTTCGTGGTGCCGCTGTTGCTGAGCGCCGTGCTGTACGGGCTGATCGGACGCATCCTCTTCATCAACCCTCTGCCCTCTAACCCCAAAGAGCGGCAGCGGCTGCAGCGGCACGACAACAATCATCGTGACGAGGCCAAGAGGAGCTGCAGGAACTCCAGGCACTCCAGCTCCACCGCCGCCTCTCGGAGACAG GTGACCAAGATGCTGGCGGTGGTGGTGATCCTATTCGCCGCGCTGTGGATGCCGTATCGCACCCTGGTGGTGGTCAACTCCTTCCTGGAGCGTCCGTACCTGGACAGCTGGTTCCTGCTCTTCTGCCGGTTATGCGTGTACCTGAACAGCGCCATCAACCCGCTCATCTATAACGCCATGTCACAGAAATTCCGCGCCGCCTTCCTCAAGATCTGCCGCTGCGGGGCCTCCGCCAAGCCGGCCGGCGCTTATGGCGCGGCGCTGAGCTACAGCGCCGTCAAGGACTCGTCGGTAGCCGAGAGCGTCGAGCGCTTCGCCACTG
- the LOC119130386 gene encoding transmembrane protein 74: MRASSSPSSMGVTTSPGTQPRTTAPGPFAEGSPIPAEDNFPMSGEDPQEESLSEFCVEEDEEGEEEELSYSELSSEGSVDYGFIAAVSCLVTGISLVAISYVVPRDMHGPEKEDGVAAREMERLQRERARLGAHLDRCVIAGLCLLTLGGVLLSSLLMVSMWKGETMRRKALAHAAKSQHNLYGAIGWGHSDPAGTDFAAPDDSAEF, translated from the coding sequence ATGCGCGCTTCCTCCTCTCCTTCCTCCATGGGGGTGACGACCAGCCCGGGGACGCAGCCGCGCACCACCGCACCGGGTCCCTTCGCGGAGGGTAGCCCGATCCCAGCCGAGGATAATTTCCCTATGTCGGGTGAAGACCCACAGGAGGAGAGTCTGAGTGAATTCTGCGTGGAGGAAGACGAagagggagaggaggaggaacttTCCTACTCGGAGCTGTCCTCGGAGGGCTCCGTGGACTACGGCTTCATCGCCGCCGTCTCCTGCTTGGTGACGGGCATCTCGCTCGTGGCCATCTCGTACGTGGTGCCTCGGGACATGCACGGCCCCGAAAAGGAGGACGGCGTGGCGGCGCGCGAGATGGAGCGGCTCCAGCGGGAGCGAGCGCGGCTGGGCGCGCACCTGGACCGCTGCGTCATCGCTGGCCTGTGCCTGCTCACACTGGGCGGCGTGCTGCTCTCCAGCCTGCTCATGGTGTCCATGTGGAAGGGGGAAACCATGCGCAGGAAAGCCCTGGCGCACGCAGCCAAGAGCCAGCACAATCTGTACGGGGCCATCGGGTGGGGGCACTCGGACCCCGCGGGCACCGATTTCGCCGCACCTGACGACTCAGCtgagttttaa